The Streptobacillus felis genome includes the window TATTGATTAATTCATCAAATTCTTCAGCATATCAACTTGCCTTGTTTTCTTCTAAAGGTAATGTGGATATGTTTATAAAAAAAATGAATGAAAAAGCAAAGGAATTAAACCTTAGATCATTAAGATTTAATACTCCTCATGGACTTCCACCTGTAGATACTAATAGAGGAATGGATGTTGGAAATGCAAGAGATATATATTTATTAGCGCTAAATGCTTTAAGTAATAAAAAACTTTTAGAAATATCTAGTAAATATACATATGAAACTTCTGATGGAATTAAAATTAAATCTACAAATTCATTAGTAAAACTTGATAATGTTTCAGGTTTAAAAACAGGATTTCATAGAAGAGCAGGATATAATATAGTTTATTTAATAAATAATGGCGATGAGAAAATTATACAGGTAATTTTAGGATCAAATACTTCGCAAAACAGAGAAAAATTAGGGCTTAAAACTCTAGAACTTATGAAAGAGAGTGTGGAATAATGAAACCATATTTATTTAAAATTGGTAATTTTGAAATAAGAATTTATTCTCTTATGTATATTATTGCTTTATTTACAGCAATATTTATTGCAAAAAGAGATGAAGTTGCAGAAAAAAGAGGAATAAATAAAAATATAATTGAAGATTATGCATATTTTGCTATAGTTAGTGGTCTTATAGGGGCTAGGATATACTATGTTTTATTAAAATGGGGTTATTATAGCCAAAATGTTTCTGAAATAATAAAAGTATGGCATGGTGGACTAGCAATACATGGAGGAATAATAGGTGGAATTTTAGGAACTATAATTTTTGCTAAAATGAAGAAAGTTAATCCTTTAGTATTAATGGATATGGCTGTAGGACCTTTAATTTTAGGTCAAGGTTTAGGAAGAATAGGAAATTTAGCAAACGGTGAAATACACGGTTTTCCAACTATTACACCTTTTTCTGTAATCTTAAAGGGTAATTTTAATTCTTGGTGGCAAGAATTTCAAAATATGCCTTTAATGAAGCAATTAGAATTTAAAGAATTAGTACCTTGGGGTATAAAATTTCCTTTAGATAGTCCAGCAGGTTCAGAATTTCCTAATATGAAATTACATCCTGCTATGATATATGAATTGATATTTAATTTCATTGCTTTTTATCTAATTTGGTTTGTATTTAGAAAAAAAGAATATTCAAAAGGTATATTAACTATGATATATATAATAATATATGGAATAATTAGAATAATTGTTTCTACATTTAGAGCAGAAGACTTATTAGTATATGGTATAAGAGCTCCATATATTATTAGTTTCTTAATGATAATTATTGGTGTAGTTGGTATATTTATTATTAATAATAAAAAAGAGATAAAATAGAAAGGATATATATGAGAAGTTTATCAGGAATACAACCTAGTGGTGTACTTCATCTAGGTAACTATTTTGGAGCGTTAAAGCAATTTGTAGATTTACAAGATAAATATGAAGGAATATATTTTGTAGCCGATTATCATTCACTTACAAGTCAAATAAATCCAGAAACTTTGAGAACTCAAAGTATAAATGTAGTAATGGATTACATAGCAGCAGGGTTAGATCCTAAAAAGTCAACAATATTTTTACAATCATCTGTACCTTTACATACAGAATTAATGTGGATATTATCTAACTTAACACCTATGGCATTACTTGAGAGAGGACATGCATATAAAGATAAGATAGCTAAGGGAATAAAAGCTAATGTTGGATTATTTAATTACCCAGTATTAATGGCAGCAGATATTTTACTATATGAACCTGATTTTGTACCAGTAGGAAAGGATCAAAAACAACATATAGAATTTACAAGAGATTTTGCAGTGAAATTTAATGAACTATATAACAAAGAAGTATTTAAATTACCTGAACCATTAATACTTGATAGTGTTGCAACTGTAGTAGGAACAGATGGAGAAAAAATGTCTAAGTCTTATGGTAATATAATAAATATGTATGCTCCTGAAAAAGTATTAAAGAAACAAGTTATGAGTATAGTTACTGATTCAGCAGCTTTAGAGGAATCAAAAAATCCAGACAATAATATCACTAAACTTTATTCTTTATTTGCAGATGAAAATGAAATAAAGGCAATGAAGGAAAAATTTATGGCTGGAAATTATGGTTATGGACATGCTAAAAAAGAATTGTTAGAAAGAATACTTGATTATTTCAAAGAACAAAGAGAAAGAAGAACTAAATTAGAAAATAATTTAGATTATGTAAAAGAAGTATTAAGACAAGGTAGAACAAGAGCAAATGAAATAGCTACAGCAAAAATGATAGAAGTTAGAAAAGCAGTAGGGTTAGTGAGTGATGGAATATGAGAAAAATAATAGCAGCAATATTTATGGGGATATTTTTAATGTCGTGTTCTAGTGTAGGGATTCCAAATTCTCTAATAAAAAGTTCTTTATCAAAAAAAGTTGATGGTAAGAAAGAATTCTATTTTTTAAAGGGAGAGACTAAAGTTAATAGAGTTTTTGTGGAAGATAAAAAATTAAATATAGAGATAGAATTAAAATTAGATAATTCTGAAAAACCTATAGTAGCTTTAATAGATACAGAATTAAAATATTATCCACCAAAACTTTATGCTACTAATACTAGAATAAAAAGTATTAGTAATATTGTTTATGAAAAGGTAGCAACAGAAGTATTTACAAGGATAGTACAAACAATATTATTCAATAAAGAAATACTTAATGTAGGTGAAACTATAAATCCAGATAAAATTAAAGATATTTATGTTGGAGATAGTAACGTAGTAGTAGAATTTAAATAATATAATAATAGGAGGAAAAAATGGGATTTTTTTGTAAATTATTCGGAAAATGTAAAAAAGAAGAAGTGAAAAAAAGTGGTGAAATTAAAATAGTTTCTCCTTTAGATGGGAATGTAATAGCGTTAAAGGATGTACCAGATCCAACTTTTGCACAAGAATTATTAGGAAATGGTGTAGGTATAGAACCTTTAAAAAGTGGTGTAGTTAAATCACCTGTAGATGGAACTATTATACAACTTTTTGAAACTAAACATGCATTTGTAGTTGAAACAGAAGATGGAGTCCAAGTATTAACACATTTTGGTTTAAATACAGTAAAATTAAAAGGACAAGGATTTGAAATAATAACTAAAGAAGGTTCTAAAGTAAAAGCTGGAGATCCTATAGTTAAATTTGATTATGACTTTTTAAAAGAAAATGCAGATTCAGTTATTACTCCAGTAGTAATATTAGAAACAGAAGAATATAAAGAAGTTAAGGCAGAAGAAATTGAAACTGCAGTATCAGGTGAAACAGTAATAATTACTATTGTAAAATAAATAAAATAAGTATCTATAATCACTTTAGTATTATAGGTACTTTTTTTTGTTTAAATAATGATATATATTGATTTTTTTATCAAAAAATGATAAAATGTTAACGTAAATAACTGAGAATAATGAAACGGAGGAAACATGAAAAAGATAGCAATCTTAACTAGTGGTGGAGATTCACAAGGTATGAACACTGCTATAAGAGTAGTTGCTAAAACAGCTATGCATAAAGGCATGGAAGTTTATGGTATTAAAAGAGGGTATAAAGGTATTTTAGATAGAGATATTTTTAAAATGTCATTTCTTGATGTAGCAGGTTTAGCTGGAAAATGTGGAACTATGTTATTATCTGCAAGATTACCTGAATTTAAAGACCCTGAAGTTAGAACAAAGGCAGCTAACATTTTAAAAGAATATGGAATTGAAGGTTTAGTAGTAATAGGTGGAGATGGATCATTCCATGGTGCTCACTATCTATATGAAGAACATGGAATTAAAACTGTAGGTATACCTGGTACTATAGATAATGATATAGCGGGTACTGACTACACTATAGGTTATGATACTGCATTAAATATAGTGCTAGAATCATTTAACCAAATTAGAGATACCGCAAAATCACATGATAGAACATTCTTTATAGAAGTAATGGGAAGAAATTGTGGAGATATAGCTTTAAATGCAGGTATAGCTGCAGGAGCTAATGGAATATTAATTCCAGAAGTAGAAACTTCTATTGAAGATATAGTAAATATTATCAAAAGAAGAAGAGAAGCAGGAAAATTTTATGATGTAATAATTATGTCAGAAGGATATAAGAATAAAGACAATGTTGTTAAAGAATTAAAAGAAAGAATGCCAGAATTAGATACTAAACATGTAGTATTATCTCATATTCAAAGAGGTGGGAATCCTACAGCGGCAGACAGATTATTAGCAACAAAATTAGGAGTTAAAGCAGTAGAATTATTAATAGAAGGTCAATCAGGATTAATGGTTGGAGTAGAAAGTTCTAATGTAGTAACACATAAATTATCGTATGCATGGGAAAATTATCATAAAAAATCTCAAGCAGATTATGACATTGCAATGATGTTATCAGTATAAACATAATATATATTTAGGAGGATTTAAATGAAAATTAAAATGACTAAGGTAGTATGTACTATTGGACCAAAAAGTGAAAAGAAAGAAGTATTAAAACAATTAATCTTAAGTGGAATGAATGTTATGAGATTAAACTTCTCACATGGAGATTTTGAAGAACATGGTGCAAGAATTAAAACTATAAGAGAAATATCACAAGAAACAGGAAAACACGTAGCTATATTATTAGATACTAAAGGACCAGAAATTAGAACAGGTTCTCACGCTGAAGGAGACGTTAAATATGATTTAGTTGAAGGTCAAGACTTCGTAGTTACTACAGATTATGAATTCAAAGGAACACCTGAAAAAATTTCAGTTTCTTACCCTAACATGACTAAAGATTTAAAACCTGGAGATACTATCTTAATAGATGATGGATTAATAGGATTAGAAGTTAAAAGAATTGAAGGACAAGAAATTTTCTGTAAAGTTAAAAACTCAGGTGCTTTAGGACAAAAGAAAGGTGTTAACTTACCAGGAGTTTCAGTTTCTTTACCAGCATTAGCTGAAAAAGATAAAGGAGATTTAAAATTTGGATGTGAAGTTGGAGTTGACTTTATAGCTGCATCATTTATAAGAAAAGCTTCAGATGTTGCAGAAGTTAGAAAAGTATTAGATGAAAATGGTGGAGAACACATTAAAATAATTTCTAAGATTGAAAACCAAGAAGGTATAGATAACTTTGATGAAATCTTAGAATTATCTGACGGAATAATGGTTGCAAGAGGAGATTTAGGAGTAGAAATTCCAGTTGAAGAAGTTCCATTTGCACAAAAAATGATGATTAAAAAATGTAATGCAGCTGGTAAACCAGTAATTACAGCTACTCAAATGTTAGATTCAATGCAAAAAAATCCAAGACCTACAAGAGCAGAAGCAGGAGACGTTGCTAATGCGATCTTAGATGGAACAGATGCAGTAATGTTATCAGGAGAATCTGCAAATGGTAAATATCCAGTAGAAGCTGTTAGAACTATGGCAACTATATCAGCTAAAACAGATGCTTATGGAGTACCAAAAATCTACTACAGCCACGATGTAACAATTACAGAAGCTGTATCAAAAGGTGCTGTAGAAGCTGCTGAAAACTTAGGTGCCAAATTAATAGTTTGTTGGACAAAAACTGGAAGAGCAGCTAAGATGATAAGAAAATACAACCCAACAATGCCAATTATTGCTTTAACTGATTCAGATGTTACTGCAAGACAATTAGCATTAGTTAGAGGAGTTAGAGCAGTAGTTGCTACAGACTTAGATAACGCAGAACACTTCTTTGCTAAAGCTTTAGAAGTTGCAGCATCAAATGCATCAACAACTGAAGATGAAGCATACACAGGATTCAAAAAAGGTGATTTAGTAGTATTAGTTACAGGTATATCTGAAACAGGAACTACAAACACTTTCAAAGTTGCAAGAATAGGATAATTAAATATTAAATAGAAAAAGAACTGATATTTCAGTTCTTTTTCTATGAAAGGTAATGTTATGAAAAAAATTGACGAATTAGTGCAAGTATTATCTAATTTAAAAGGTATAGGAAAGAAAAATGCTACAAGAATAGCCTTTGATCTATTATCTAAAGATGAAGATGATGTTAATTATCTAATATATACTATTAAAAGCTCTTATGATACTATAAAACCATGTAATGTATGTCATAATCTTACTGATTTAGGTACTTGTGATATTTGTACTTCTAGTAATAGAAATAGGAGTATAATTTGTGTAGTTGAAGATACTAGGGATATTTATGCATTTAATAAAGCTAGTTCATATAACGGACTTTTTCATGTACTAGGTGGTAAAATAGATCCTTTAAATGGTATAGGAATAGATGAATTAAATATAGATAGTTTACTAAAAAGAATAGATGAAAATGTAAATGAGGTAATTCTTGCACTAAACCCCGATTTAGAAGGAGAGACTACTATATTATATTTAACTAAATTATTAAATAATATGAATGTTAAAGTAAGTAGAATAGCAAGTGGTATTCCTATAGGTGGGAATATAGAATATTCTGATAGTGCAACTCTTATTAAGTCATTAGAGGGAAGAATAATAATAAATGAAGGAGAAAAAGAATAATGGAAAAAATATATTTTACATCAGAATTTGTATCACCAGGTCATCCAGATAAAATTTGTGATCAA containing:
- the recR gene encoding recombination mediator RecR; this encodes MKKIDELVQVLSNLKGIGKKNATRIAFDLLSKDEDDVNYLIYTIKSSYDTIKPCNVCHNLTDLGTCDICTSSNRNRSIICVVEDTRDIYAFNKASSYNGLFHVLGGKIDPLNGIGIDELNIDSLLKRIDENVNEVILALNPDLEGETTILYLTKLLNNMNVKVSRIASGIPIGGNIEYSDSATLIKSLEGRIIINEGEKE
- the trpS gene encoding tryptophan--tRNA ligase, which encodes MRSLSGIQPSGVLHLGNYFGALKQFVDLQDKYEGIYFVADYHSLTSQINPETLRTQSINVVMDYIAAGLDPKKSTIFLQSSVPLHTELMWILSNLTPMALLERGHAYKDKIAKGIKANVGLFNYPVLMAADILLYEPDFVPVGKDQKQHIEFTRDFAVKFNELYNKEVFKLPEPLILDSVATVVGTDGEKMSKSYGNIINMYAPEKVLKKQVMSIVTDSAALEESKNPDNNITKLYSLFADENEIKAMKEKFMAGNYGYGHAKKELLERILDYFKEQRERRTKLENNLDYVKEVLRQGRTRANEIATAKMIEVRKAVGLVSDGI
- a CDS encoding PTS glucose transporter subunit IIA, which gives rise to MGFFCKLFGKCKKEEVKKSGEIKIVSPLDGNVIALKDVPDPTFAQELLGNGVGIEPLKSGVVKSPVDGTIIQLFETKHAFVVETEDGVQVLTHFGLNTVKLKGQGFEIITKEGSKVKAGDPIVKFDYDFLKENADSVITPVVILETEEYKEVKAEEIETAVSGETVIITIVK
- the pykF gene encoding pyruvate kinase PykF produces the protein MKIKMTKVVCTIGPKSEKKEVLKQLILSGMNVMRLNFSHGDFEEHGARIKTIREISQETGKHVAILLDTKGPEIRTGSHAEGDVKYDLVEGQDFVVTTDYEFKGTPEKISVSYPNMTKDLKPGDTILIDDGLIGLEVKRIEGQEIFCKVKNSGALGQKKGVNLPGVSVSLPALAEKDKGDLKFGCEVGVDFIAASFIRKASDVAEVRKVLDENGGEHIKIISKIENQEGIDNFDEILELSDGIMVARGDLGVEIPVEEVPFAQKMMIKKCNAAGKPVITATQMLDSMQKNPRPTRAEAGDVANAILDGTDAVMLSGESANGKYPVEAVRTMATISAKTDAYGVPKIYYSHDVTITEAVSKGAVEAAENLGAKLIVCWTKTGRAAKMIRKYNPTMPIIALTDSDVTARQLALVRGVRAVVATDLDNAEHFFAKALEVAASNASTTEDEAYTGFKKGDLVVLVTGISETGTTNTFKVARIG
- the lgt gene encoding prolipoprotein diacylglyceryl transferase, whose translation is MKPYLFKIGNFEIRIYSLMYIIALFTAIFIAKRDEVAEKRGINKNIIEDYAYFAIVSGLIGARIYYVLLKWGYYSQNVSEIIKVWHGGLAIHGGIIGGILGTIIFAKMKKVNPLVLMDMAVGPLILGQGLGRIGNLANGEIHGFPTITPFSVILKGNFNSWWQEFQNMPLMKQLEFKELVPWGIKFPLDSPAGSEFPNMKLHPAMIYELIFNFIAFYLIWFVFRKKEYSKGILTMIYIIIYGIIRIIVSTFRAEDLLVYGIRAPYIISFLMIIIGVVGIFIINNKKEIK
- the pfkA gene encoding 6-phosphofructokinase, which encodes MKKIAILTSGGDSQGMNTAIRVVAKTAMHKGMEVYGIKRGYKGILDRDIFKMSFLDVAGLAGKCGTMLLSARLPEFKDPEVRTKAANILKEYGIEGLVVIGGDGSFHGAHYLYEEHGIKTVGIPGTIDNDIAGTDYTIGYDTALNIVLESFNQIRDTAKSHDRTFFIEVMGRNCGDIALNAGIAAGANGILIPEVETSIEDIVNIIKRRREAGKFYDVIIMSEGYKNKDNVVKELKERMPELDTKHVVLSHIQRGGNPTAADRLLATKLGVKAVELLIEGQSGLMVGVESSNVVTHKLSYAWENYHKKSQADYDIAMMLSV
- a CDS encoding D-alanyl-D-alanine carboxypeptidase family protein — encoded protein: MKKIIIYTMFSILSFSFSAKLSENLNDEMLSSLYTNHLMYKSMYIGDENKNTYYKYNETSTRPLASVTKLMTATIIFDEIEQGKYSLNTKVKVDKEASKVPYGVVLKENKVYTVEELLHLLLINSSNSSAYQLALFSSKGNVDMFIKKMNEKAKELNLRSLRFNTPHGLPPVDTNRGMDVGNARDIYLLALNALSNKKLLEISSKYTYETSDGIKIKSTNSLVKLDNVSGLKTGFHRRAGYNIVYLINNGDEKIIQVILGSNTSQNREKLGLKTLELMKESVE